In the Phaeobacter gallaeciensis genome, one interval contains:
- a CDS encoding AI-2E family transporter, with protein sequence MALPAKKQFQYWGVAAVVFAIVLWALGDVLLPFVLGAAIAYLIDPIADRLEAAGLSRTAATAVITIGAMLVFMLLLLVVVPTLIYQLSDLIRVLPEAFRDLRNFAQEHFPSIFTEGSRAQQTIASIAGTLQGKGIELFESLVGSAVSVVNLLVLFVIVPVVSVYLLLDWDRMIERIDALLPLDHAPVIRKLAGEIDDVLASFIRGMGTVCLILGVYYAVALMLVGLNFGLAVGFIAGLVTFIPYLGALVGGALAIGLALFQFWGEWWSIGLVAGIFALGQVIEGNYLTPKLVGGSVGLHPVWLLLALSVFGALFGFVGMLVAVPVAAALGVVARFLTGQYLHSRLYQGLSHRDSKK encoded by the coding sequence ATGGCACTTCCGGCGAAGAAGCAGTTTCAATACTGGGGCGTTGCCGCCGTGGTTTTCGCAATCGTCCTCTGGGCTTTGGGAGACGTGCTGCTACCCTTTGTGCTGGGCGCGGCGATTGCCTATCTGATTGATCCCATTGCCGACCGACTAGAGGCCGCGGGCCTCAGCCGTACCGCCGCAACTGCGGTGATTACTATCGGCGCCATGCTGGTCTTCATGCTGCTGCTGCTGGTGGTGGTGCCGACGCTGATCTACCAGCTGAGCGATCTGATCCGGGTTCTGCCCGAAGCCTTTCGCGATCTGCGCAACTTCGCGCAGGAACACTTCCCGTCGATCTTCACCGAAGGTAGCCGCGCGCAGCAAACCATCGCCTCCATCGCAGGCACCCTTCAGGGCAAGGGGATCGAGCTATTTGAATCCCTCGTCGGCTCGGCCGTCTCGGTCGTCAACCTGCTGGTGCTTTTCGTGATCGTTCCGGTTGTCTCGGTCTATCTGCTGCTGGACTGGGACCGGATGATCGAACGGATCGACGCACTGCTGCCCCTGGACCATGCGCCGGTGATCCGCAAGCTGGCCGGTGAGATTGACGATGTGCTTGCCTCTTTCATCCGCGGCATGGGCACGGTCTGCCTGATCTTGGGCGTTTACTACGCCGTCGCCCTGATGCTGGTTGGTCTGAATTTCGGACTGGCGGTGGGGTTCATCGCCGGGCTCGTCACCTTCATTCCCTATCTGGGGGCGCTGGTGGGCGGCGCTCTGGCTATCGGACTTGCCCTGTTCCAGTTCTGGGGTGAATGGTGGTCGATCGGGCTGGTGGCCGGGATTTTTGCACTGGGTCAGGTGATCGAGGGCAACTACCTTACTCCGAAACTGGTCGGCGGATCCGTTGGCCTGCATCCGGTCTGGCTGCTGCTGGCCCTGTCGGTCTTTGGCGCGCTTTTTGGCTTTGTTGGTATGCTGGTTGCCGTGCCTGTTGCGGCAGCCTTGGGCGTAGTTGCACGTTTCCTCACGGGACAGTATCTGCACAGCCGTCTGTACCAGGGACTGAGCC
- a CDS encoding FAD-dependent oxidoreductase produces the protein MRDTITEPAREIPVVHRTDVLVVGSGPGGLAAALAAARCGVDVTLLDRFGCFGGNITAVGVEGFAWYRHEQTVEAGGIGWEFEERAKAMDAAVPESQSLSYELDAEGFKLVADRLVEEAGIHPMLHRMFVAPIREGNRITGVIVESKAGREAILAQRVIDATGDADIAQMMGAPTIKTPIEEMQAASVMFHIAGVDKQKFMEGVKADPQTYRDWSTGEWEVETSGKEDEMFSPFLAKPFAQALRDGLIPAHLNTIGGTWGAVHDSGEMTYMNLVHLAGCDGTDPDSMTRFEIEGRKQAMHAINALKAYTPGCEGARLRNFGMTIGIRDTRKIDAHHNMTEDETRNQGRFEDTIGIYPEFIDGYGILILPTTGRYMQIPYRAMLPKGVENLLVTGRAIGGDKVAHAATRNMACCAVAGQGAGVAAALSVKSACSPHAVDIAAVQGELTRQGVRIH, from the coding sequence ATGCGCGACACCATTACCGAACCCGCCCGGGAAATCCCCGTCGTGCATCGCACCGATGTGCTTGTCGTAGGCTCTGGTCCCGGCGGGCTGGCGGCGGCACTGGCAGCAGCGCGCTGCGGGGTCGATGTGACCCTGCTGGACCGGTTCGGCTGCTTTGGTGGCAATATCACCGCTGTCGGCGTCGAAGGTTTTGCCTGGTACCGGCACGAGCAGACGGTTGAGGCTGGTGGCATCGGCTGGGAATTCGAGGAACGCGCCAAGGCGATGGATGCCGCCGTACCGGAAAGCCAGTCCCTGTCTTACGAGCTGGACGCCGAAGGCTTCAAACTGGTCGCCGATAGACTGGTCGAGGAAGCAGGCATTCACCCGATGCTGCACCGCATGTTCGTGGCCCCGATCCGCGAAGGCAACCGGATCACCGGCGTGATCGTCGAATCAAAGGCAGGGCGCGAGGCGATCCTGGCTCAGCGGGTGATCGATGCGACAGGAGACGCCGATATCGCGCAGATGATGGGCGCCCCCACAATCAAGACACCGATCGAGGAAATGCAGGCCGCCAGCGTGATGTTCCACATCGCAGGCGTCGACAAGCAGAAGTTCATGGAAGGGGTCAAGGCCGACCCGCAGACCTACAGGGACTGGTCCACCGGGGAGTGGGAGGTGGAGACCTCCGGCAAGGAGGACGAGATGTTCTCTCCCTTCCTCGCCAAGCCCTTTGCGCAGGCGCTGCGCGACGGGTTGATCCCTGCGCATCTCAATACTATCGGCGGCACTTGGGGGGCTGTTCATGACAGTGGTGAGATGACCTATATGAACCTAGTGCATCTGGCAGGCTGCGACGGCACCGACCCGGACAGCATGACCCGGTTCGAGATTGAAGGACGCAAGCAGGCCATGCACGCGATCAATGCGCTGAAGGCATATACACCTGGCTGCGAAGGCGCACGGCTGCGCAATTTCGGCATGACCATCGGCATCCGTGACACCCGCAAGATCGACGCCCATCACAACATGACCGAGGATGAGACCCGCAATCAGGGCCGGTTCGAAGACACCATCGGCATCTACCCGGAATTCATCGACGGCTATGGCATCCTGATCCTGCCCACCACCGGGCGCTATATGCAGATTCCCTATCGCGCCATGCTGCCCAAAGGGGTGGAAAACCTGCTGGTGACCGGCCGCGCCATCGGCGGCGACAAGGTCGCCCATGCCGCCACCCGCAATATGGCCTGTTGCGCGGTGGCCGGTCAGGGCGCGGGCGTTGCCGCGGCACTATCCGTCAAATCCGCCTGCAGCCCGCACGCGGTGGACATTGCCGCCGTACAAGGTGAACTGACCCGTCAGGGCGTGCGCATCCACTGA
- a CDS encoding spondin domain-containing protein, with translation MTDLRIVATNTSAHGGTYTTPFWFAAHDGSFDLYNTGEAASAALEALAEDGNFAPANEAVVAADADAVTGAVLGAGTPPILAPGETATAEFSVDGSSNGHLSLAAMVIPSNDAFVGTADSLQLFDENGHFMGEQNISFAGSDVLDAGTEVNSEIAEEVPLLGQMAANTGTTEGGVVSAHEGFLPEGEGNILGGTNALGEHIDAVAADFTRDGAQIADIHINEYAVTEGSNGFDFFRGSSVDDLVNGAGGRDVLIGRGGWDELDGGEGNDVLIGNSGNDMLTGGEGNDILKGGRGSDTLDGGAGRDILKGNKGSDVLDGGAGRDRMNGGHDADLFVFQTGYDRDRIIGFDANEDTIALHIEGVESFDDLSGLATDHGNRTILDFGEGDALVIKGVTFDELSAANFDFL, from the coding sequence ATGACCGATCTTCGCATCGTCGCAACCAACACCTCTGCCCACGGCGGCACCTACACGACCCCTTTCTGGTTCGCCGCCCACGACGGCAGCTTTGACCTCTACAACACCGGCGAAGCTGCATCGGCTGCTCTGGAAGCCCTGGCCGAAGACGGTAACTTCGCTCCGGCAAACGAAGCGGTTGTGGCCGCAGACGCGGATGCCGTAACTGGCGCAGTGCTGGGTGCAGGCACCCCGCCGATTCTGGCACCGGGCGAAACCGCAACCGCAGAATTCTCCGTCGACGGTTCCTCCAACGGTCACCTGTCGCTGGCCGCAATGGTCATCCCCTCGAACGACGCCTTTGTCGGCACCGCAGACTCGCTGCAACTGTTCGACGAAAACGGCCACTTTATGGGCGAGCAAAACATCTCCTTCGCAGGCAGCGACGTGCTGGATGCGGGCACCGAAGTGAACTCCGAGATCGCAGAAGAAGTGCCGCTCCTGGGCCAGATGGCTGCCAACACCGGCACCACCGAAGGTGGCGTGGTCAGCGCGCATGAAGGTTTCCTGCCCGAAGGCGAAGGCAACATCCTGGGCGGCACCAACGCGCTTGGTGAACACATCGACGCGGTTGCGGCAGACTTCACCCGTGACGGCGCGCAAATCGCCGACATCCACATCAATGAATACGCTGTGACCGAAGGCTCCAATGGTTTTGACTTCTTCCGTGGTTCCTCCGTGGATGATCTGGTCAACGGCGCCGGTGGCCGTGACGTTCTGATCGGCCGTGGCGGCTGGGACGAGCTGGACGGCGGCGAGGGCAACGATGTCCTGATCGGCAACAGCGGCAACGACATGCTGACCGGCGGCGAAGGTAACGACATCCTGAAAGGCGGTCGCGGTAGCGACACTCTGGATGGTGGCGCTGGTCGCGACATCCTGAAAGGCAACAAGGGCAGCGACGTGCTGGACGGTGGCGCTGGCCGTGACCGCATGAATGGTGGCCACGATGCGGACCTCTTTGTGTTCCAAACCGGCTACGACCGTGACCGCATCATTGGCTTCGATGCGAACGAAGACACGATCGCGCTGCACATCGAAGGCGTCGAAAGCTTTGACGATCTGAGCGGTCTGGCCACCGACCACGGCAACCGCACCATCCTCGACTTCGGAGAAGGCGATGCGCTGGTAATCAAGGGCGTGACCTTTGATGAGCTGAGCGCAGCAAACTTCGACTTCCTCTAA
- the proS gene encoding proline--tRNA ligase, protein MRLSRYFLPVLKETPSEAQIVSHRYMLRAGMIKQSAAGIYSWLPLGFKVLKKIEGIVHEEQMRAGHIPVLMPTMQSADLWRESGRYDAYGEEMLRITDRHERDLLFTPTAEELITDIFRSHVSSYKDLPLTMYQIQWKFRDEIRPRFGVMRGREFYMKDGYNFDLTKEDALHAYNRHLVSYLRTYERMGLQAIPMRADSGPIGGDDTHEFLVLADTGESEVFYDSAVTDIRLGQRNIDYDDHDQCRAVMEEFTALYARTDETHDATLFDQIPAERQRSARGIEVGQIFYFGTKYSEPMGATVQGPDGKSIPVHMGSHGIGVSRLVGAIIEASHDDKGIIWPEGVTPFHCGIVNLKQGDEEADAACDKIYAALTAVGLDPLYDDRKERAGGKFATMDLIGLPWRITVGPRGLKNGVVELTSRRTGESVELPPEDAVKRIAEIYAEHASGRGF, encoded by the coding sequence ATGCGCCTGTCCCGTTACTTCCTGCCTGTTCTGAAAGAGACGCCTTCAGAGGCCCAGATCGTCAGCCACCGCTACATGCTGCGGGCCGGCATGATCAAACAGTCCGCCGCCGGGATCTATTCCTGGCTGCCGCTGGGCTTCAAGGTTCTGAAGAAAATCGAAGGCATCGTCCATGAGGAACAGATGCGCGCGGGCCATATCCCGGTGCTGATGCCCACCATGCAATCGGCAGACCTGTGGCGCGAAAGCGGCCGCTATGATGCCTATGGCGAAGAAATGCTGCGCATCACCGACCGGCACGAGCGCGACCTGTTGTTCACACCCACCGCCGAAGAGCTGATCACCGATATCTTCCGCAGCCATGTCAGCAGCTACAAGGATCTGCCGCTGACCATGTACCAGATCCAGTGGAAATTCCGCGACGAGATCCGCCCGCGTTTCGGCGTGATGCGGGGACGCGAATTCTACATGAAGGACGGCTATAACTTCGATCTAACCAAGGAAGACGCGCTGCACGCCTATAACCGTCATCTGGTCAGCTACCTGCGTACCTATGAGCGCATGGGCCTGCAGGCGATCCCGATGCGCGCGGACTCTGGCCCCATTGGCGGCGATGATACGCATGAGTTCCTGGTGCTGGCCGACACAGGCGAGAGCGAAGTGTTCTACGACAGCGCGGTGACCGATATCCGCCTTGGCCAGCGCAATATCGACTATGATGATCACGACCAGTGCCGCGCAGTAATGGAAGAATTCACCGCGCTTTATGCCCGGACCGACGAAACCCATGATGCGACTCTGTTCGACCAGATTCCGGCCGAGCGTCAGCGCAGTGCCCGTGGTATTGAGGTCGGTCAGATCTTCTACTTCGGCACCAAGTATTCCGAACCGATGGGGGCCACGGTGCAAGGCCCCGATGGCAAATCCATCCCTGTACACATGGGCAGCCATGGCATCGGTGTGTCCCGTCTGGTTGGCGCGATCATCGAAGCAAGCCATGACGACAAGGGCATCATCTGGCCCGAAGGCGTGACCCCGTTCCACTGCGGTATCGTCAACCTGAAGCAAGGCGACGAAGAAGCCGACGCGGCCTGTGACAAGATCTATGCCGCGCTGACTGCGGTTGGTCTTGACCCACTGTATGATGACCGCAAGGAACGCGCGGGCGGCAAATTCGCCACCATGGACCTGATCGGTCTGCCCTGGCGTATTACGGTCGGTCCGCGCGGGCTGAAGAACGGCGTGGTGGAACTCACCTCGCGCCGGACTGGCGAAAGCGTGGAACTGCCCCCGGAAGACGCCGTGAAAAGGATCGCCGAGATCTACGCCGAGCACGCCTCGGGCCGCGGCTTCTAA